The following coding sequences lie in one Pseudomonas svalbardensis genomic window:
- a CDS encoding paraquat-inducible protein A, translating into MNRPPVASELNLCLCHSCGLACDMTDEPHECTRCGAPLHRRKTNSLARTWAYMFTALAFYVPANLLPVMNTKMVGNGADSTIMSGVLEFWQHGAWDIALIIFIASIAVPGIKFVALTLLLVTVQRDSQWASKQRSTLYRFVELIGYWSMLDVIVVALVASLVKFQALADIEPRPGILFFGLVVVFTMLSAMSFDPRMIWDKEQQNPQNEEVMDEVASH; encoded by the coding sequence ATGAACAGGCCCCCGGTGGCGAGTGAACTCAACCTGTGCCTGTGTCATAGCTGCGGCCTGGCCTGTGACATGACCGATGAACCTCACGAATGCACACGGTGCGGCGCGCCGCTGCATCGGCGCAAAACCAATTCACTGGCCCGGACCTGGGCCTACATGTTCACTGCCCTGGCGTTTTACGTCCCGGCTAATCTGCTGCCAGTGATGAACACCAAGATGGTCGGCAACGGCGCCGATAGCACGATCATGAGCGGTGTACTGGAGTTCTGGCAGCACGGCGCCTGGGACATTGCCCTGATTATTTTCATCGCCAGCATCGCGGTGCCGGGCATCAAGTTCGTCGCCCTGACGCTGTTACTGGTGACCGTTCAGCGCGACAGCCAATGGGCGAGTAAGCAGCGGTCAACGCTATACCGTTTCGTCGAGCTCATCGGTTACTGGTCGATGCTCGATGTGATCGTGGTCGCCCTGGTGGCCTCACTGGTGAAGTTTCAAGCCCTGGCCGATATCGAACCGCGCCCGGGCATTCTGTTTTTTGGCTTGGTGGTGGTGTTCACCATGCTGTCGGCGATGAGTTTCGACCCACGCATGATCTGGGATAAAGAGCAGCAAAATCCGCAAAACGAGGAGGTCATGGATGAAGTCGCAAGCCACTGA
- a CDS encoding PqiB family protein, translating to MKSQATDGPQAPGQALVKTRRFSVSLVWIVPIVAVLVGISLVVHTMMQEGPTITVTFKTGSGLTANKTEVKYRNVVIGHVSDVELSNDQKSVNATIKLSKQAESFTREDSQFWVVRPRIGAGGVSGIDTLLSGDYIGADIGQANARAKNFTGLENPPPITYGEPGKRFTLRTHDLGSLDIGSPVYYRKIPVGQVVAYALDADGKGVNIEVFIHAPNDAYVTENTRFWNASGIDVNVGANGFSVKTESLSSILVGGIAFRAPEYSPNDQPAAEDKSFDLFEDQLTALAPPSGKGQFLSLRFDQALRGLRVGAPVEFLGIEFGRVVSVNLDFDAKKRSFPVNVGIVIYPQRLGQAHIKMLEVLKHDPNDEAAGVRLMGSFVDNGLRAQARSGNLLTGQLYISLDFYPKAEKVVFDPTARPVSIPTVPGSLEQLQEKLEGMVNKINQLPIERIAGNLDSNLVELRKGLAQFNAKTLPGVQTTLADVSKTLQSASSTLAEDSPQREQLGQTLDELGRMSRSLRELSDYLGRHPESLIRGRPDNAAPIDLQGPPRK from the coding sequence ATGAAGTCGCAAGCCACTGACGGGCCGCAAGCCCCCGGGCAGGCCCTTGTCAAGACCCGCCGTTTCAGCGTTTCGCTGGTATGGATCGTACCGATCGTCGCGGTGCTGGTGGGGATTTCCCTGGTCGTGCACACCATGATGCAGGAAGGTCCGACCATTACCGTCACGTTCAAAACCGGCAGCGGCCTGACCGCCAACAAGACCGAGGTCAAATACCGCAACGTGGTGATCGGCCATGTCTCGGACGTGGAACTGAGCAACGATCAGAAGAGCGTCAACGCCACCATAAAACTGTCCAAACAGGCGGAAAGTTTCACCCGCGAAGACTCGCAATTCTGGGTCGTGCGTCCGCGCATTGGCGCTGGCGGGGTGTCGGGTATCGATACCCTGCTGTCCGGGGATTACATTGGCGCCGACATCGGCCAGGCCAACGCTCGCGCAAAAAACTTTACCGGCCTGGAAAACCCGCCGCCGATTACCTATGGCGAGCCGGGCAAGCGCTTCACCCTGCGCACCCACGATCTCGGTTCGCTGGACATTGGCTCTCCGGTTTACTACCGCAAGATTCCGGTGGGTCAAGTGGTGGCCTATGCCCTGGACGCCGACGGCAAAGGGGTGAACATCGAAGTGTTCATCCACGCGCCCAACGATGCCTACGTCACTGAAAACACCCGGTTCTGGAACGCCAGCGGGATCGACGTGAACGTCGGTGCCAACGGCTTTTCGGTGAAAACCGAGTCGCTGTCCTCCATCCTGGTGGGCGGCATCGCCTTCCGCGCTCCGGAATACAGCCCTAACGATCAACCGGCCGCCGAGGACAAATCCTTCGACCTGTTCGAAGACCAGCTAACCGCCCTCGCCCCGCCCAGCGGCAAGGGGCAATTCTTGAGTTTGCGTTTCGATCAAGCCTTGCGCGGGCTCAGGGTTGGCGCACCGGTGGAATTCCTTGGCATCGAGTTCGGCAGAGTGGTGTCGGTCAATCTGGATTTCGACGCAAAAAAACGCAGTTTCCCGGTCAATGTCGGCATCGTGATCTACCCGCAACGCCTCGGCCAGGCCCACATCAAAATGCTCGAGGTCTTGAAGCATGACCCCAACGACGAAGCCGCAGGCGTACGGCTGATGGGCAGTTTTGTCGACAACGGTCTGCGGGCCCAGGCCCGTAGCGGCAACCTGTTGACCGGCCAGCTCTACATTTCGCTCGACTTCTACCCCAAAGCGGAGAAAGTCGTGTTCGATCCGACCGCCCGTCCAGTCTCTATCCCAACCGTTCCTGGCAGCCTCGAACAATTGCAGGAAAAACTGGAGGGCATGGTCAACAAGATCAACCAACTGCCGATTGAGCGCATCGCCGGCAACCTGGACAGCAACCTCGTCGAACTGCGCAAAGGCCTCGCACAATTCAACGCCAAGACCCTCCCCGGCGTGCAGACCACCCTGGCGGACGTCAGCAAGACCCTGCAATCGGCCAGTTCGACCTTGGCCGAAGACTCGCCGCAACGCGAACAATTAGGTCAGACCCTGGACGAGCTCGGGCGCATGTCGCGCTCCTTGCGTGAACTCTCGGATTACCTCGGACGCCATCCGGAATCGCTGATTCGCGGTCGTCCCGACAATGCTGCGCCGATCGACCTGCAAGGGCCGCCGCGCAAATGA
- a CDS encoding PqiC family protein: MAFPLKIALVTALLLLTACRGDPIQFHTLTPVQPSSNSRTSAADIQIEGISVPPQVDRPQIVIRQGNSGLAILETEWWGASLSDELRSALVDQLVNSNPQRKVSVRLDVQRFDSIPGQYALIDVKWRLRNLGESENALITCRSTLQTPSGPSIDELVAAQQNNVKRLAALINQAAGGTQRGCPANQ, translated from the coding sequence ATGGCTTTTCCGTTGAAGATCGCCTTGGTCACCGCGCTGTTACTGCTCACGGCCTGCCGCGGTGATCCGATTCAGTTCCACACCCTGACCCCGGTCCAACCGAGCAGCAACTCAAGGACCAGCGCTGCGGATATTCAGATCGAGGGGATCAGCGTCCCCCCTCAGGTCGACCGCCCGCAAATCGTTATTCGCCAGGGCAACAGCGGCCTGGCGATCCTCGAAACCGAGTGGTGGGGCGCGAGCCTGTCGGATGAATTGCGCAGCGCCCTAGTGGACCAACTGGTCAACAGCAATCCCCAGCGCAAGGTTTCGGTGCGGCTGGACGTGCAACGTTTTGATTCGATCCCTGGCCAATACGCGCTGATTGACGTCAAATGGCGCCTGCGCAATCTCGGGGAAAGCGAGAACGCGCTGATCACTTGCCGCAGCACGTTGCAGACACCTTCAGGGCCTTCCATAGATGAATTGGTTGCGGCTCAGCAAAACAACGTCAAACGCCTGGCCGCGTTGATTAACCAGGCAGCGGGTGGAACACAAAGAGGTTGCCCGGCGAATCAGTGA
- a CDS encoding iron ABC transporter substrate-binding protein produces the protein MSPNIPSFLKTALLATALLSAGHVYAADADGIVVYNAQHESLTKSWIEGFTKETGIKVTVRNGDDTEMGNQIVQEGTASPADVFLTENSPAMVLVDNAGLFAPVAPATLEQVGNAYHPAHGKWVGIAARSTVFVYNPSKLPEAELPKSLMDLAGPSWKGRWGASPAGADFQAIAAAVLELKGEAATLEWLKGMKTNYTAYRGNSAVLKAVNAGQIDSGVIYHYYSFGDQAKTGENSKNTAQHYFKHKDPGAFVSVSGGGVLASSKHKEQAQAFIKWITGKDGQAILKTGKSFEYAVGKNAESNPKLVPLQQLDAPTVDASKLDSKKAVELMTQAGLL, from the coding sequence ATGAGTCCCAACATCCCTTCTTTCTTGAAAACAGCACTGCTGGCCACCGCACTGCTGAGCGCTGGTCACGTGTATGCGGCGGATGCCGATGGCATCGTGGTCTACAACGCCCAACACGAAAGCCTGACCAAATCCTGGATCGAGGGCTTCACCAAGGAAACCGGCATCAAGGTCACCGTGCGCAATGGCGACGATACCGAGATGGGCAATCAGATCGTGCAGGAAGGCACCGCCTCCCCGGCGGACGTGTTCCTGACCGAAAACTCCCCGGCCATGGTGCTGGTCGACAACGCGGGGCTGTTTGCGCCGGTTGCTCCGGCCACCCTGGAACAGGTCGGCAATGCTTACCACCCGGCCCATGGCAAATGGGTGGGGATCGCCGCGCGGTCCACGGTGTTTGTCTATAACCCGAGCAAACTGCCCGAAGCCGAGCTGCCCAAGTCGCTGATGGACCTCGCCGGCCCGAGCTGGAAAGGTCGCTGGGGCGCGTCGCCGGCCGGTGCCGACTTCCAGGCCATCGCCGCCGCCGTGCTGGAGCTCAAGGGTGAAGCCGCCACCCTGGAGTGGTTGAAAGGGATGAAAACCAACTATACGGCGTACCGGGGCAACAGCGCCGTGCTCAAAGCGGTCAACGCGGGGCAGATCGACAGCGGCGTGATCTACCACTATTACAGCTTCGGCGACCAGGCCAAAACCGGCGAAAACAGCAAGAACACCGCCCAGCACTACTTCAAGCACAAGGATCCGGGCGCGTTTGTCAGCGTCTCCGGTGGCGGCGTTCTGGCGTCCAGCAAACACAAGGAACAAGCCCAGGCGTTCATCAAATGGATTACCGGCAAAGATGGCCAGGCCATCCTCAAAACTGGCAAATCGTTCGAATACGCGGTGGGCAAGAACGCTGAATCCAATCCAAAACTGGTGCCTCTGCAGCAACTCGACGCGCCGACAGTCGATGCTTCAAAACTCGACAGTAAAAAAGCCGTGGAGTTGATGACTCAGGCGGGACTGCTCTAA
- a CDS encoding ABC transporter permease yields MPETLPAGVVETIPANLRRRSRGLFAGRGGAWVIGLSVLVSLLSLLPIAFVIGVSFQTGWATLVPLVFRPRVAELLINTVLLVVITIPLCVMLGLSLAWLTERTNLPGRRWWSLLATAPLAVPAFVHSYAWVSLVPPIHGLFAGVLVSVIAYFPFLYLPIAATLRRLDPAIEDVAESLGLKPWAIFFRVVLPQLRLAICGGALLVGLHLLAEYGLYAMIRFDTFTTAIFDQFKSTFNGPAAHMLASVLALCCLVMLTAESAARGTARYARVGSGSAREQRVVRLKSATTLLALTVQIATCALALGVPLVTLGNWLIAGGTQVWQMDELLPALEQTLLLGVAGAAVTTCAAIPIAWLSIRSPGRLQRVLESCNYITSSLPGIVVALALVTITIHFARPIYQTTITVLLAYLLMFLPRALVSLRAGIAQAPVELENMARSLGRSPARALWLITLRLAAPGAAAGAALVFLAITNELTATLLLAPNGTRTLATGFWAMTSEIDYAAAAPYALLMILLSLPLTGLLYHQSKRTAGR; encoded by the coding sequence ATGCCTGAAACCTTGCCAGCGGGTGTCGTCGAGACGATACCCGCGAATTTGCGACGACGATCCCGCGGCCTCTTCGCGGGACGTGGTGGCGCGTGGGTGATCGGTTTGTCGGTGCTGGTTTCGCTGCTGTCGCTGCTGCCGATTGCCTTCGTCATCGGCGTATCGTTTCAGACAGGCTGGGCGACCCTTGTGCCGCTGGTGTTCCGGCCGCGGGTCGCTGAACTATTGATCAACACCGTTTTACTGGTGGTGATCACGATTCCGTTGTGCGTCATGTTAGGCCTGTCTCTGGCCTGGCTGACAGAGCGCACCAACCTGCCGGGGCGGCGCTGGTGGTCGTTGTTGGCGACCGCGCCGCTGGCGGTGCCGGCGTTCGTTCACAGCTATGCGTGGGTCAGTCTGGTCCCACCGATTCACGGGCTGTTTGCCGGGGTTCTGGTGTCGGTCATCGCCTACTTCCCGTTCCTGTACCTGCCGATTGCTGCGACGCTGCGCCGGCTCGATCCGGCCATCGAAGACGTTGCCGAATCGCTGGGGCTCAAGCCTTGGGCGATATTTTTCCGCGTGGTGCTGCCGCAATTGCGCCTGGCCATCTGCGGCGGTGCGTTGCTGGTGGGCCTGCACCTGCTGGCCGAGTATGGCCTGTACGCGATGATCCGTTTCGACACCTTCACCACGGCCATCTTCGATCAGTTCAAATCCACCTTCAACGGCCCCGCCGCCCACATGCTGGCCAGCGTGCTCGCCCTGTGTTGCCTGGTGATGCTGACCGCAGAATCGGCCGCTCGCGGCACGGCGCGTTACGCCCGCGTCGGGTCGGGAAGCGCTCGCGAGCAGCGGGTGGTGCGCCTGAAATCCGCAACTACACTCCTCGCCCTGACCGTACAGATCGCGACCTGCGCGCTGGCGCTGGGCGTGCCACTGGTGACTTTAGGTAACTGGCTGATAGCCGGCGGTACGCAGGTCTGGCAGATGGACGAGCTGCTGCCGGCGCTGGAACAGACGCTGCTCCTCGGCGTTGCGGGTGCCGCCGTCACCACCTGCGCCGCCATCCCGATTGCCTGGCTGTCGATTCGCTCTCCGGGCCGGTTGCAACGCGTACTGGAAAGCTGCAACTACATCACCAGTTCGTTGCCCGGGATCGTCGTGGCCTTGGCATTGGTGACCATCACCATTCATTTCGCCCGGCCGATTTACCAGACGACTATCACGGTGTTGCTGGCGTACCTGCTGATGTTTCTTCCGCGCGCCCTGGTGAGTTTGCGCGCCGGCATCGCACAGGCGCCGGTAGAGCTGGAAAACATGGCCCGCAGCCTGGGCCGCTCGCCTGCCCGGGCACTGTGGCTGATCACCCTGCGCCTGGCCGCGCCCGGCGCTGCCGCAGGTGCCGCGCTGGTATTTTTGGCGATCACCAATGAGTTGACCGCTACCCTGTTGCTCGCCCCCAACGGCACGCGCACCCTGGCCACCGGATTCTGGGCCATGACCAGCGAGATCGACTACGCCG